In Nocardioides sp. W7, the genomic stretch GGGGGCGACGACGTCGAGGATCCGACGACCCAGGCGGCGCAGCTCGATCGGGTCGAAGCGCGCGGCGTACGCCACCAACGCGGCCTCGGCCTGGTCGAGGATCGCGGCGTCGACGTCGGCCGGCAGCTCGGCGAGAGACACCGCGATCGCCCGGGCCTGGTCGAGGTTCACCTCACCCTCACGCACCGCCGTTGCCAACACCGGACGGTCGGCCAACGCCAACGCGAGGCGCAAGTCGGCAGCGCAATTACCACGACGACGCCGCGTCGCGGCCGCGGTCCAGGCCCCGATGTCTCGGGCGCCCGACTCCTCCGCGACGTCAGAAGCGTCGGCGGTGACCCGCAGCCGCAGCTCGCCGACCCGGTCCTCGATCGCGGCGAGCTCGACCAGGGCGGCGGCCTTGTCGGGGGTGGTCATGAACGCCGGGTTCACATCGGCGACCGACTTCAGGGCACCGTCAATGACCTGGGCGGCGACCCGGATCGGGTGGTCCATGCGAGCCTCCGAGAGCTCCACAAACGGTGCGGGATGATGCTCCAATTCTACTCGAACGCACGTTCGAACGCGTGGGTCTTCCACAGGCCCCCACACGTCGTCCGTCGTGCATCGTCCTTGGTCCGATGGTCGCGCGGCATCGACGCACGCGATCTGCCGCTCGGCACCCTCACGACAAGGTGCGCGACACCCCGGCAGGCAGCCGGGAGGATGCTGCGACGTCCCTCACTCAGGCGCGCGGGACGTCCGCAGCGGACTAGGCACGGGACCTAGGCCGGTTCGAAGTCGTGTAGCTCCTCCGCACCCCCGCGGACCGTGATGGAGGTCGACTCCGGGACCTCGCGCCAGGCGCCCCGCAGGTCGCCCAGTGGCTCAGAGACCACGAGGCGGGCATCGTCCGACAGACCGTGCAGCATCGGGTTGTCGGGATACTGGTGGCGCAGGGTCGAGACATCGGTGCTGTGGAACAGGGAACGCGAGCGCCCCTCGCTGGAGTAGCGAAAGGCCCACACGGTCTGGCCGTCCGTGGTCGCCACCGTCATCTGCACCGGGAACGCCACTCCGTGTCGCTGCGCCGTCTCCTCGATGCAGCCGACCGCGCGGGCCACCGCGGCCGGCGGGTCCTCGGCCAACCCGAACGTCAGGGCCAGGAAGAAGAACAGCTCCGAGTCCGTCGAACCCTCGATCGAGGGGAACAGGTCAGGGTCGACCGTCACCAGGAGGTCCCGCTTCAGCGCCGCGAAGCCGTCGAGGTACCCGTTGTGCATCCACAGCCAACGACCGTGCCGGAACGGATGGCAGTTCGTCTGCTGCA encodes the following:
- a CDS encoding class II glutamine amidotransferase, with translation MSIEDLLYKPQNSLVVQSLHSRLGAEPTNGDGFGVGWYGSTETPGVFRSAEPAWNDRNLRELAAHVASPLVFAHIRASIGSPVQQTNCHPFRHGRWLWMHNGYLDGFAALKRDLLVTVDPDLFPSIEGSTDSELFFFLALTFGLAEDPPAAVARAVGCIEETAQRHGVAFPVQMTVATTDGQTVWAFRYSSEGRSRSLFHSTDVSTLRHQYPDNPMLHGLSDDARLVVSEPLGDLRGAWREVPESTSITVRGGAEELHDFEPA